A part of Paenibacillus sp. sptzw28 genomic DNA contains:
- a CDS encoding DUF2935 domain-containing protein yields MNSGFVPDREALIAALEEMRVWTILMTEHAKFIRLGLDPNPQQEELFRMADQFAIELDKLYSRTIATPPTAPDETLYNLREETIVLVTKLIIFKNELFNALEACMGLGILPAILVDHVRREADRFVGTLEHSKSNQQTRTRERLGLMDGERFAQTVPRLLYHRLPPEQLFTVAIEESMFFSRIHSEHAEHLSMSFRPEVQESYRETAIRFKNDYQNLMLQTKEVENTGTRLRPLLEENKRLSFAFRDYLTRLLDEISLASCIRSSAILPLASRRLALVLCCPMC; encoded by the coding sequence ATGAACAGCGGATTCGTTCCGGATCGTGAAGCTCTTATCGCTGCTTTAGAGGAAATGCGGGTATGGACAATACTTATGACTGAACATGCCAAATTTATACGTCTTGGTCTGGATCCGAATCCGCAGCAGGAAGAACTGTTCAGGATGGCCGATCAATTTGCTATTGAACTCGATAAGCTCTACAGTCGTACCATAGCGACGCCTCCGACAGCTCCCGACGAAACCCTATATAACCTGAGAGAAGAAACAATTGTCCTGGTGACCAAGCTGATTATATTCAAGAATGAACTTTTCAATGCTCTCGAAGCTTGTATGGGACTCGGCATTCTACCCGCTATTCTTGTAGATCATGTCCGCCGGGAAGCCGACCGTTTTGTGGGTACATTGGAACATTCGAAAAGCAATCAGCAAACCCGCACACGAGAACGCTTAGGGCTAATGGACGGAGAACGCTTTGCGCAAACCGTTCCACGTTTGCTGTATCATCGTCTGCCTCCGGAACAACTCTTTACCGTAGCCATCGAAGAAAGCATGTTCTTCTCCCGCATCCACTCCGAACATGCCGAACACCTCTCGATGAGTTTTCGGCCTGAAGTTCAAGAGAGCTACCGGGAAACAGCCATTCGTTTTAAAAATGATTACCAAAACCTTATGCTCCAAACCAAAGAAGTAGAAAATACCGGTACTCGGCTGCGCCCGCTGCTTGAAGAAAATAAAAGACTCTCCTTTGCATTTCGGGATTATTTGACCAGACTATTAGACGAAATCTCCCTGGCTAGTTGTATTCGATCGTCAGCGATTCTGCCGCTTGCCTCGCGACGTCTCGCGCTTGTTCTATGCTGTCCGATGTGCTGA
- a CDS encoding ABC transporter ATP-binding protein — MDVFRQLKEYYWVERKTLFTSIACLICATALGLVYPNLLRILIDDVIKPRNFELVPAISLTVVGVVTLKGCLQFLHGYFGGRLGNRVAYRLRNACYEKLQTLSFQYYDTAKTGDLMSRLTADLEAVRNFIGFGFAQILNMVLMIIFGASMMLSIHWQLTLVTLITMPLLVFTAFRFEKRIHPAFREMRQAMSNLTTAVQENITGVRTVKSFAREPYEIDKFSARSEEYKSNQVGASNLWAKYFPVMELLANICAVILLVVGGRLVINGTLSLGSLVAFFSMVWYIIGPMWSIGFQINNYTQSKASGERLIELLSQYVHVKNSDEPHAAAHSLIEGHVRFEDVTFNYPDKPPAVTDLNIDAPPGTVIGLLGGTGSGKSTIIQLLMRAYNIKKGVITIDGIDIKQMPLQSLRSQIATVFQETFLFSCSIKDNFAYGAKDVTMEQIIQAAKLAKAHDFIMELPEGYDTIVGERGMGLSGGQKQRIAIARALIINPRVLILDDATSAVDMETEHEIQAGFKEVMAGRTTFIIAHRISSLRHADEIIVLDKGHIVQRGKHEELVRIPGPYQDTYNIQYADRPAASGTKPMTAESGVAQ, encoded by the coding sequence TTGGATGTCTTCAGGCAACTCAAAGAGTATTATTGGGTCGAAAGAAAAACGTTATTTACATCGATAGCTTGTCTGATATGCGCAACCGCGCTGGGGCTTGTGTACCCCAACCTGCTGCGGATCCTGATTGACGATGTAATTAAACCTCGCAACTTTGAGCTCGTGCCTGCGATATCGCTCACGGTTGTAGGTGTCGTCACATTGAAAGGCTGCCTGCAGTTCCTGCACGGCTATTTTGGCGGAAGACTTGGAAACCGGGTCGCGTACCGGCTGCGGAACGCATGCTACGAGAAGCTGCAAACGTTATCGTTTCAGTACTACGATACGGCCAAGACAGGAGACCTGATGTCTCGCTTGACTGCAGATCTTGAGGCGGTCCGCAACTTTATCGGCTTCGGCTTCGCTCAAATTTTGAATATGGTGCTGATGATTATATTCGGAGCTTCGATGATGTTATCCATTCATTGGCAGCTGACGCTTGTAACTCTCATAACGATGCCGCTTCTGGTGTTCACGGCATTCCGTTTCGAGAAGCGGATTCATCCGGCCTTTCGTGAAATGCGGCAGGCAATGAGCAATCTGACAACGGCGGTACAGGAGAATATTACAGGCGTAAGAACGGTGAAATCGTTCGCCCGAGAGCCTTACGAGATCGACAAATTCTCCGCGCGCAGCGAGGAATATAAATCAAACCAGGTGGGCGCCTCTAACCTCTGGGCAAAATATTTCCCGGTTATGGAGCTGCTTGCCAACATATGCGCCGTTATTCTGCTTGTAGTAGGCGGAAGGCTCGTCATTAATGGAACGTTATCGCTAGGCTCGCTTGTTGCATTCTTCAGCATGGTCTGGTATATCATCGGTCCGATGTGGAGCATCGGTTTCCAGATCAATAACTACACGCAGTCCAAAGCTTCCGGCGAACGTCTGATCGAGCTCCTCAGCCAATATGTGCACGTCAAAAATTCCGACGAGCCGCATGCGGCTGCACACAGTCTCATTGAAGGCCACGTCCGTTTCGAGGATGTAACGTTCAACTATCCCGATAAACCTCCGGCTGTAACGGATCTGAACATCGATGCGCCTCCGGGAACGGTAATCGGCCTGCTGGGCGGCACCGGCTCCGGTAAATCGACCATCATCCAGCTGTTAATGCGGGCTTACAATATTAAGAAGGGCGTCATTACGATAGACGGCATAGATATCAAACAAATGCCGCTCCAATCGCTGCGCTCGCAGATCGCTACCGTCTTTCAGGAGACATTCCTGTTCTCCTGCTCTATTAAGGATAACTTTGCCTACGGGGCGAAAGACGTGACAATGGAGCAAATCATTCAGGCGGCAAAGCTGGCGAAGGCCCATGATTTCATCATGGAGCTTCCCGAAGGCTACGATACGATTGTCGGGGAACGAGGAATGGGGCTCTCGGGCGGACAGAAACAGCGGATTGCGATCGCGCGCGCCTTGATCATAAACCCGCGGGTACTTATTCTCGACGATGCGACGAGCGCGGTCGATATGGAAACCGAGCATGAGATCCAGGCAGGCTTCAAGGAGGTTATGGCCGGCAGGACGACGTTCATAATTGCCCACCGGATTTCATCCCTGCGGCACGCCGATGAGATTATCGTGCTGGATAAGGGGCACATCGTCCAGCGCGGCAAGCATGAAGAATTGGTCCGGATCCCGGGTCCATACCAGGACACATACAATATTCAATATGCCGATCGGCCGGCAGCATCCGGCACGAAGCCGATGACGGCGGAAAGTGGGGTCGCCCAGTGA
- the purT gene encoding formate-dependent phosphoribosylglycinamide formyltransferase — translation MSYGSPLSSNARKMMLLGSGELGKEVILEAQRLGVETIAVDRYENAPAMQVAHRSHVIDMLDAAALRDVIVLEKPDLIVPEIEAIATSALVDLEKEGFNVIPTARAALLTMDREGIRRLAAETLGVPTAPYRFADSLEELQAAVSELGTPCVIKPIMSSSGKGQSVCRSEAEIESCWQYAMDGGRAKKQRVIVEGFIHFESEITLLTVRSVSGTSFCAPIGHVQKDGDYIESWQPHAMSDKQIAEAEAIAHAVTDELGGYGLYGVELFLTKGGVLFSEVSPRPHDTGMVTMATQDLSEFALHARAILGFPIPTIRLLTPGASHTLKADRDSESFRIGGIDQALALPNTQVRVFGKPVTKPGRRMAVALSTSDSIEQARDVARQAAESLTIEYN, via the coding sequence ATGTCGTATGGATCACCGCTTTCCTCAAACGCACGCAAAATGATGCTGCTCGGCTCAGGGGAGCTCGGCAAGGAAGTAATCCTTGAGGCGCAGCGGCTCGGAGTTGAAACAATCGCCGTGGATCGCTATGAGAATGCTCCTGCGATGCAGGTGGCGCACCGCTCCCATGTTATTGACATGCTGGATGCGGCCGCACTTCGCGATGTTATTGTTCTGGAGAAGCCGGATCTTATCGTACCGGAAATCGAGGCCATTGCAACTAGCGCGCTTGTCGATCTGGAGAAAGAAGGATTTAACGTGATCCCGACTGCCCGTGCCGCTCTGCTTACGATGGATCGCGAAGGGATTCGCCGGCTTGCTGCCGAAACGCTCGGAGTGCCGACAGCGCCGTACCGGTTTGCCGATTCGCTGGAGGAGCTGCAGGCTGCGGTATCGGAGCTCGGGACCCCGTGCGTCATTAAACCGATAATGAGCTCCTCGGGCAAAGGGCAAAGCGTTTGCCGCAGCGAAGCGGAGATCGAATCGTGCTGGCAGTATGCGATGGATGGAGGGCGCGCCAAGAAGCAGCGTGTCATTGTCGAGGGCTTCATTCATTTTGAATCGGAAATCACTCTTCTGACCGTCCGTTCAGTCTCAGGCACGTCCTTCTGCGCTCCGATCGGACATGTTCAGAAGGACGGGGATTATATCGAGTCGTGGCAGCCGCACGCCATGTCGGACAAGCAGATAGCGGAAGCTGAGGCGATTGCCCATGCGGTGACCGACGAGCTTGGCGGCTATGGCCTTTACGGCGTCGAGCTGTTCCTGACAAAGGGCGGCGTTTTATTCAGCGAAGTTTCGCCGAGGCCGCACGATACCGGCATGGTTACGATGGCGACCCAGGATTTATCGGAGTTTGCGCTTCATGCGCGCGCGATTCTCGGTTTTCCGATTCCGACGATTCGTCTGCTTACCCCAGGCGCTTCCCACACTCTTAAAGCCGACCGTGACTCGGAGTCGTTCCGTATCGGAGGCATCGACCAGGCATTGGCGCTCCCGAACACGCAGGTGCGTGTATTTGGAAAGCCGGTTACGAAGCCCGGGCGGCGAATGGCGGTTGCTCTCAGCACATCGGACAGCATAGAACAAGCGCGAGACGTCGCGAGGCAAGCGGCAGAATCGCTGACGATCGAATACAACTAG
- a CDS encoding GDSL-type esterase/lipase family protein, whose protein sequence is MRGFQSSGLWRIISIIALACTLLLMVGFGYSVKDMLWPRGEAYTGEPVTPAPAETNSLAGSKEIRITAIGDSLTKGTGDATGDGYVKQVVAMLKEKYPVPVKLINNLALNGLRADQLVQLLKNDKGYRYSLSQANLILLTIGGNDLFQIASGESASESSGELNLAKLKAELPLGIERLKLVLQQINEINPNAQVIYTGLYNPFFDVKDLREGSLEVQEWNEKAYAHIHSYPNMTMVPTYDLFERTLSRYISSDHFHPNHDGYTQIAIRIVQSLE, encoded by the coding sequence ATGAGAGGCTTTCAGTCAAGCGGACTATGGAGAATTATCAGCATTATCGCACTTGCCTGTACGCTTCTGTTAATGGTCGGATTCGGATACTCGGTCAAGGATATGCTCTGGCCTAGAGGGGAAGCGTACACAGGCGAACCCGTGACTCCGGCACCGGCTGAGACGAACAGCCTTGCCGGGAGCAAGGAAATCCGCATTACCGCTATTGGAGATTCCTTGACGAAAGGGACGGGCGATGCGACAGGTGACGGATATGTCAAGCAGGTTGTCGCTATGCTGAAGGAAAAGTATCCTGTACCTGTAAAACTAATCAATAATCTGGCTCTCAATGGGCTCCGTGCGGACCAGTTGGTTCAGCTGTTAAAGAATGATAAAGGGTATCGTTACTCGTTATCGCAGGCTAACTTGATTTTGCTTACGATCGGCGGTAACGATTTGTTCCAAATCGCTTCAGGGGAGTCTGCCAGTGAATCGTCCGGCGAGCTGAATCTGGCCAAGCTCAAGGCGGAGCTTCCCTTAGGAATTGAACGATTAAAGCTTGTGCTGCAGCAAATAAATGAGATCAACCCAAATGCCCAAGTTATATATACGGGATTGTATAACCCATTCTTCGATGTGAAGGATTTAAGGGAAGGCAGCCTGGAGGTCCAGGAATGGAACGAGAAGGCCTACGCACATATACATTCTTATCCCAATATGACAATGGTTCCGACGTACGACCTGTTCGAGCGCACCTTGTCCCGTTATATTTCTTCCGATCATTTTCATCCGAATCATGACGGCTACACCCAAATCGCCATACGGATCGTCCAGTCTTTGGAATAG
- a CDS encoding ABC transporter ATP-binding protein: protein MSDQQTARGDNRERFIYKDDDAIEKPFNWSQIRRLFTYMKPYRKQILPIVIVMMVLGTATRLAIPTLVMMAIDEAIAPQNGETNLSKLYMYAAFMLILYIIQWASNTYRIKFTNVIGQRVIYDLRHDLFRHIQKLSFRFFDKRPAGSVLVRVTNDVNALQDLFTNGVVNLLMDCVQLVGIIIILLLWNFKLGLAVMITVPLMFIVSGALRRKIRFAWQDVRMKQSRINSHLNESIQGMRVTQSYTQEKANFSFFNHINNININAWNKASAMNQAFGPIIEVTSAVGTLILFWYGSHLIQQEVITVGVLVGFANYVGNFWDPINRLGQMYAQLLIAMASSERIFEFIDEKPTVAELHEAGRLPAIRGDVKFDNIVFEYEKGRPALRGISLDVQAGQTIALVGHTGSGKSTIMNLLCRFYDPVEGAVLIDGIDIRNVSIESLRSQVGIVLQDTFIFSGSIRDNIRFGRLDATDDEVVKAATAVDAHDFIMNLPDGYDTQVQERGNILSMGQRQLLSFARALLADPRVLILDEATASIDTETELKIQEALKKLLAGRTSFIVAHRLSTIRNADRIVVLDHGVIVEQGTHDELIRHGGTYNGLIEAQYRFLSA from the coding sequence GTGAGTGATCAACAGACGGCTCGCGGCGATAACCGCGAACGATTTATTTATAAAGACGACGACGCGATCGAAAAACCGTTTAACTGGTCGCAAATCAGAAGACTTTTCACCTATATGAAGCCATACCGGAAACAGATACTCCCAATCGTCATCGTCATGATGGTTCTTGGAACGGCAACCAGACTTGCCATTCCGACTCTCGTTATGATGGCGATCGACGAAGCGATCGCTCCGCAAAACGGCGAAACGAATTTATCCAAGCTTTATATGTACGCCGCTTTTATGTTGATTCTTTATATTATTCAGTGGGCATCCAACACGTACCGGATTAAATTCACGAATGTCATCGGGCAGCGGGTCATTTACGATCTGCGTCACGATTTGTTCCGGCATATTCAGAAGCTTTCGTTCCGTTTCTTCGACAAGCGGCCTGCAGGCTCCGTATTGGTCCGCGTTACGAATGACGTCAATGCGCTGCAGGATTTGTTCACGAACGGTGTCGTAAACCTGCTGATGGACTGCGTCCAGCTTGTAGGTATAATCATCATTCTGCTCTTATGGAACTTCAAGCTTGGGCTCGCAGTTATGATTACAGTCCCACTCATGTTCATCGTTTCGGGCGCGCTCCGCAGAAAGATCCGCTTCGCCTGGCAGGATGTGCGGATGAAGCAATCCCGCATCAACTCACACTTGAACGAATCGATTCAAGGGATGCGAGTCACTCAGTCTTATACCCAGGAGAAGGCAAATTTCAGCTTCTTCAACCACATCAATAATATCAACATCAACGCCTGGAACAAGGCATCGGCTATGAACCAGGCGTTCGGACCGATAATCGAAGTAACGTCTGCGGTCGGTACCCTGATTCTGTTCTGGTACGGATCTCACCTCATTCAACAAGAAGTTATTACTGTCGGCGTACTTGTCGGTTTTGCCAACTACGTCGGCAACTTCTGGGACCCGATCAACAGGCTTGGGCAAATGTACGCACAGCTGCTCATTGCCATGGCGTCATCCGAGCGGATATTCGAATTTATCGACGAGAAGCCAACTGTTGCCGAGCTTCACGAAGCGGGCAGGCTCCCGGCCATCCGGGGAGACGTTAAATTCGACAATATCGTGTTCGAATACGAGAAAGGGCGGCCGGCACTGCGGGGCATCAGCCTTGACGTTCAAGCGGGCCAGACAATAGCGCTTGTCGGTCATACCGGCTCCGGTAAAAGCACGATCATGAACCTGCTGTGCCGGTTCTATGATCCGGTCGAGGGGGCTGTCCTTATCGACGGTATCGATATCCGGAATGTAAGCATCGAGAGCCTCCGCTCGCAAGTCGGAATCGTCCTTCAGGATACGTTTATTTTCTCGGGCAGCATCCGGGATAATATCCGGTTCGGCCGCCTCGATGCGACAGACGATGAAGTAGTGAAAGCAGCAACGGCGGTTGACGCGCATGATTTCATCATGAACCTGCCTGACGGATATGATACGCAGGTGCAGGAGCGAGGCAACATCCTTTCAATGGGTCAGAGGCAGCTTCTCTCGTTCGCCCGCGCGCTTCTCGCGGATCCGAGGGTTCTCATTCTCGACGAGGCGACTGCAAGCATCGATACGGAGACAGAGCTGAAAATCCAGGAAGCGCTCAAGAAGCTTCTTGCCGGCCGGACATCGTTTATCGTAGCACATCGTCTCTCAACCATCAGGAATGCGGACCGTATCGTGGTGCTGGATCATGGTGTTATCGTCGAACAGGGTACTCATGATGAACTGATTCGTCATGGCGGCACGTATAACGGGCTGATAGAAGCACAGTACCGATTTTTATCGGCATAG
- a CDS encoding dynamin family protein → MNHTIATSAHPLDTALKEVAPLMADAGDRRNAERLSELRSKLSAGRLTVAFCGHFSAGKSTLVNRLCGTELLPSSPIPTSANVVTIANGKPKATITRLVRGHEETIIVPVDRVNDYCVDGETVQSVSLSYPIPRLGDHTLLLDTPGIDSTDDAHRMATESALHLADVVFYVMDYNHVQSEINFTFAKQLKDWGKPLYLIVNQIDKHRDRELSFEAYKQSVDDAFAGWHLEPGGTIYLSLREPDHPHSQWEELEDLLIELSEARVPLSLCSVDASARHLIRMHGEYMEENAEPERERLLAATGGEGQSERVRSEIAAFESELSAIEAESAGLRTRLRLEMQSLLDNANVTPAPTRELAQSFLESRKPGFKTGLLFAGSKTAAEQERRLHAFRDDFDAQVKAGIEWHLSDLLRKAADAAGWRGEQMEQHLATTVQGTIEPQWLLDHVKAGAVAGSEYTMNYCRELAADIKSEYRRRAMAMIDTIADRMALAGEAAAAPLRARLNELAVQAGALAQLAALAAGAAAHLTRLEALLPPAPSRMALPKPSAPRGRETFEADLDSSSLSVPENNPDAPTGLYGNDGDREARSNQEEAQAPGFVYTDAATASPLVGEVEEAAADAGALAPQRRASDRLRRAAALLSPHDALASAVQAMLDKADRLQSSRFTIALFGAFSAGKSSLANALLGEPVLPVSPNPTTAAVNRIVPPTAEYEHGTASVILKTREAVLEDLRYSLSLLGEEAASLSAEELLQKIGKLSPDAIHAGGRPHYSFLKAAAKGWQEQEPLLGRQLIVDGGDYRRYVAEESRSCFVSEIELYHSNPLTEQGIVLVDTPGADSVNARHTGVAFNYIKNADAILFVTYYNHAFSQADRQFLLQLGRVKDQFELDKMFFLVNAADLAADGEELEGVMAHVERNLQQHGIRFPRMFPVSSLQALDAKLASDHEQLVGSGIQAFEQSFLAFTRGDLGNLAVASAEQELDRARLTIAEWVQAASGDAASRERAQQQLSADAAAASILAEELEHRQAGSNPQLEQEIRELLFYVQQRVQLRFGDHFNFAFNPASIQDDGRDLRKALWTSWLELQRLLQIELAQELQATSLRLEHALNRLAAKKFSDAAAEAANVLQGFAPSPYKPLELRTPEEQPNWQARAIESKWLWSRFKSPRHFFEGEGKAALRGALESELAEPLSSWISAAESAWSAEYSRYWEEAMRASAAALRKDIDSFAAGKLSSLSGSTGLAELQQLYSTLKAI, encoded by the coding sequence ATGAACCATACGATTGCAACTTCAGCACATCCGCTTGATACCGCTCTTAAAGAAGTAGCGCCGCTTATGGCGGATGCGGGGGACCGGCGCAATGCGGAGCGGCTGAGTGAGCTGCGCAGCAAGCTATCTGCAGGGCGGCTTACGGTCGCATTCTGCGGCCACTTCTCCGCAGGTAAATCGACGCTGGTCAATCGGCTGTGCGGCACTGAACTGCTGCCTTCAAGTCCGATACCGACCAGCGCGAATGTGGTCACAATCGCTAACGGTAAACCGAAGGCGACGATCACTAGACTTGTGCGGGGACACGAAGAAACAATAATAGTGCCGGTCGATCGGGTGAACGACTATTGCGTGGATGGGGAAACGGTTCAGTCCGTTTCTTTGTCGTACCCGATACCGCGGCTCGGCGACCATACGCTGCTGCTCGATACTCCAGGTATCGATTCAACGGACGACGCGCACCGGATGGCGACCGAATCGGCGCTCCATTTGGCGGACGTCGTTTTTTACGTTATGGACTATAACCATGTACAATCGGAGATCAACTTTACGTTTGCGAAGCAGCTGAAGGATTGGGGCAAGCCGCTGTATCTTATCGTGAACCAGATTGATAAGCACCGCGACCGTGAGCTTAGCTTTGAAGCCTATAAGCAGAGCGTTGACGATGCGTTTGCGGGCTGGCATCTTGAGCCGGGCGGAACCATCTATTTGTCGCTGCGCGAGCCTGATCATCCGCACTCGCAGTGGGAGGAGCTTGAAGATCTCCTTATCGAATTGTCGGAGGCTCGGGTGCCGCTTTCACTGTGCAGTGTTGATGCTTCCGCCCGGCATTTGATACGGATGCATGGAGAATATATGGAAGAGAACGCGGAGCCTGAACGCGAACGGCTTCTGGCCGCAACGGGCGGTGAAGGCCAATCGGAAAGAGTGCGCTCGGAAATCGCCGCGTTCGAAAGTGAGCTGTCTGCAATTGAGGCCGAGTCCGCCGGGCTTCGGACGCGTCTTCGGCTGGAGATGCAAAGCCTTCTTGATAATGCGAACGTAACGCCGGCACCCACACGCGAGCTGGCTCAGTCTTTTCTGGAAAGCCGCAAGCCCGGCTTCAAGACCGGTCTGCTGTTTGCCGGCTCTAAGACTGCAGCCGAGCAGGAACGCCGTCTTCACGCGTTCCGCGATGACTTTGACGCTCAGGTAAAGGCCGGGATCGAATGGCACCTGAGCGATCTTCTCCGTAAAGCGGCGGATGCCGCCGGCTGGCGCGGAGAGCAAATGGAGCAGCATTTAGCGACGACCGTCCAAGGGACGATCGAGCCGCAATGGCTCTTGGACCATGTGAAAGCCGGCGCCGTTGCGGGCAGCGAATATACGATGAATTACTGCCGTGAGCTTGCCGCGGATATTAAATCGGAATACCGCAGACGGGCGATGGCGATGATCGATACGATCGCGGATCGAATGGCGTTGGCCGGAGAAGCTGCCGCCGCTCCGCTGCGCGCCCGGCTGAATGAGCTTGCAGTGCAGGCGGGAGCGCTTGCACAGCTAGCCGCGCTCGCAGCAGGAGCAGCCGCGCATTTGACTCGGCTTGAAGCACTGCTGCCCCCGGCGCCTTCGCGCATGGCACTGCCGAAGCCGAGCGCGCCCCGCGGCAGAGAGACTTTCGAGGCGGATTTAGACAGCTCAAGCTTGTCGGTGCCGGAGAACAACCCGGATGCGCCAACAGGGCTGTACGGGAATGACGGAGACCGTGAGGCTCGTTCGAACCAAGAGGAAGCGCAAGCTCCCGGATTTGTGTATACGGATGCTGCCACCGCTTCACCGCTCGTGGGAGAGGTGGAGGAAGCGGCAGCTGATGCCGGCGCGCTTGCGCCGCAGCGGAGGGCTTCCGATCGGCTGCGCCGGGCTGCCGCCCTGCTGTCGCCGCACGATGCCCTTGCATCGGCGGTCCAGGCAATGCTCGATAAAGCCGACAGGCTGCAGAGCAGCCGATTTACAATCGCGCTGTTCGGCGCATTCAGCGCTGGCAAATCATCTCTTGCGAACGCACTGCTCGGCGAACCTGTGCTGCCTGTATCGCCTAACCCGACGACGGCGGCAGTCAACCGGATCGTGCCGCCAACCGCTGAATACGAACATGGCACCGCGAGCGTCATATTGAAGACGCGCGAGGCGGTGCTGGAAGATCTGCGCTACTCGCTCTCGCTGCTCGGCGAAGAAGCAGCATCGCTATCGGCGGAAGAGCTGCTGCAGAAGATCGGCAAGCTGTCGCCGGACGCCATTCATGCAGGCGGAAGGCCCCATTACAGCTTCTTGAAAGCGGCCGCCAAGGGGTGGCAGGAGCAGGAGCCGCTTCTTGGCAGGCAGTTAATTGTAGACGGAGGGGACTATCGCCGGTACGTCGCGGAAGAATCGCGCTCATGCTTCGTCAGCGAGATTGAGCTGTACCACAGCAACCCTCTTACGGAGCAGGGCATCGTTCTCGTCGACACGCCGGGAGCCGATTCGGTGAATGCCCGCCACACAGGCGTAGCTTTCAATTATATCAAGAATGCGGACGCCATTCTCTTCGTGACGTATTATAACCACGCTTTCTCGCAGGCCGACCGCCAGTTTCTGCTGCAGCTCGGCCGCGTGAAAGACCAGTTCGAGCTGGATAAGATGTTTTTTCTGGTCAACGCCGCCGACCTGGCCGCAGACGGGGAAGAGCTAGAAGGCGTGATGGCGCACGTCGAGCGCAATCTGCAGCAGCACGGCATCCGGTTTCCGCGCATGTTTCCGGTATCCAGTCTGCAGGCACTGGACGCCAAGCTGGCCAGCGATCATGAACAACTCGTGGGTTCCGGCATTCAAGCGTTCGAGCAATCGTTTCTCGCCTTTACCAGGGGCGATCTTGGCAATCTTGCCGTTGCTTCTGCCGAACAGGAGCTCGATAGAGCGCGTCTCACGATCGCGGAATGGGTGCAGGCCGCTTCCGGCGATGCCGCTTCGCGCGAGCGCGCTCAGCAGCAACTCTCTGCTGATGCGGCCGCAGCAAGCATACTGGCCGAGGAGCTCGAACACCGGCAGGCCGGCTCGAATCCGCAGCTGGAGCAGGAAATCCGGGAGCTGCTCTTCTATGTTCAGCAGCGGGTGCAGCTCCGGTTCGGCGATCACTTTAATTTCGCCTTTAATCCCGCATCGATTCAGGACGATGGACGTGACCTTCGCAAGGCGCTCTGGACATCTTGGTTGGAGCTTCAGCGCCTGCTGCAGATTGAGCTGGCGCAAGAGCTGCAGGCAACGTCGCTGCGCCTAGAGCATGCACTGAACCGGCTGGCAGCGAAGAAATTCAGCGATGCAGCGGCAGAGGCGGCAAATGTGCTTCAAGGCTTTGCTCCCTCCCCATACAAGCCGCTTGAGCTTCGGACGCCTGAGGAGCAGCCGAATTGGCAGGCCCGGGCAATAGAGTCCAAGTGGCTGTGGAGCCGATTCAAGTCTCCGCGCCATTTCTTCGAGGGCGAAGGGAAGGCGGCGCTGCGCGGCGCGCTCGAATCGGAGCTGGCGGAACCGCTGAGCAGCTGGATCTCCGCCGCTGAGTCCGCTTGGAGCGCCGAATACAGCCGCTACTGGGAAGAGGCGATGCGCGCATCGGCAGCTGCCCTGCGCAAAGACATCGATTCCTTCGCCGCAGGCAAACTGTCCTCCCTGAGCGGCAGCACAGGGCTTGCAGAGCTTCAACAGTTGTACAGCACGTTGAAAGCTATTTGA